The following are encoded in a window of Ricinus communis isolate WT05 ecotype wild-type chromosome 4, ASM1957865v1, whole genome shotgun sequence genomic DNA:
- the LOC8277387 gene encoding galactose mutarotase: MARNNNKISSFCCVLLVALLVADNYNGCRAGGTEEVGVYELKRGDFSIKFTNFGASMISAILPDKHGNLADVVLGFDSVDVYKNDTTYFGNIVGRVANRIGKAQFTLDGILYKLVPNDNKVNILHGGPKGFSEVVWSVYSYRKDSHITFTYESFDGEQGFPGDLSVSVTYSIIGTNRLGVKMIAKPKDKPTPVNIALHTYWNLGGHNSGDIFSHTIQIFGSKITPVDKDLIPTGEIKSMEGTPYDFLQPRTIGSRFKELPDGYDMNYVLQDLNPGHLKKAAVVKDSVSGRTMELWTNKPGLQFYTSNMLDNVEGKDGAVYKRYAGIALETQGFPDSVNHPNFPSQIVNPGETYEHIMVYRFTAH, from the exons ATGGCTAggaataataataagatatcTTCTTTTTGTTGTGTTCTTTTGGTTGCTTTGCTGGTTGCTGATAATTACAATGGCTGTCGAGCAGGAGGGACTGAAGAGGTTGGTGTTTACGAATTAAAGAGGGGAGACTTCTCTATCAAGTTCACTAATTTTGGTGCTTCCATGATTTCTGCTATTCTCCCTGACAAACATg GGAATTTAGCTGATGTTGTTCTCGGGTTTGACTCCGTTGATGTCTATAAG aaTGATACGACCTATTTCGGAAATATTGTTGGACGTGTTGCCAACAGAATTGGAAAGGCTCAATTTACTTTAGATGGAATTCTTTACAAATTGGTCCCTAATGATAATAAAGTAAACATTTTACATG gtgGCCCTAAGGGCTTCAGTGAAGTTGTATGGTCTGTCTATAGTTACAGAAAAGACAGCCACATCACTTTCACCTATGAAAGCTTTGATGGCGAGCAAG GTTTTCCTGGTGATCTTTCTGTATCAGTTACATACTCTATAATTGGCACAAACAGATTGGGTGTGAAAATGATAGCCAAACCCAAAGACAAGCCTACTCCAGTGAACATAGCCTTGCACACTTACTGGAATCTTGGCGGGCATAACAGCGGTGACATCTTCTCCCACACCATCCAAATCTTTGGATCGAAAATCACTCCAGTTGATAAAGATCTCATCCCAACTGGTGAAATCAAATCCATGGAAGGCACACCATATGATTTCTTGCAGCCCCGCACAATTGGAAGCAGGTTCAAAGAGTTGCCTGATGGATATGACATGAACTATGTGCTACAGGATTTGAATCCTGGGCATCTGAAGAAGGCTGCTGTGGTGAAAGACAGTGTTTCTGGAAGGACAATGGAGCTCTGGACCAACAAACCTGGATTGCAGTTTTATACGAGTAATATGTTGGATAATGTTGAGGGAAAAGATGGAGCTGTTTATAAGAGATATGCAGGAATTGCATTGGAGACACAAGGTTTTCCTGATTCTGTTAATCATCCTAATTTCCCATCACAGATTGTTAATCCAGGAGAGACTTATGAGCATATTATGGTTTATAGGTTCACTGCTCATTAG